The bacterium genome includes a window with the following:
- a CDS encoding DUF3786 domain-containing protein, which translates to MPAPQNERCAVRFLGNDLLLTLPELELIESSSAKPAKPVDRLLLLHLLLSEVNWRQNDEWISFRDLAGGLFYWQPFCHRSLLPLVRAIGNDRQRLQERLDRFDWQPLAIGDLGARIQVVGLLQIGLVYRMGEEEFSPTADLLFPAAIRHALPTEDVTVLAGRICHELSKAKTKGS; encoded by the coding sequence TTGCCTGCCCCACAGAACGAACGCTGCGCCGTCCGCTTTCTCGGCAACGATCTGCTTTTAACGCTGCCGGAGCTGGAGCTGATCGAATCGTCTTCGGCTAAGCCGGCCAAGCCAGTGGACCGTTTGTTGTTGCTCCATCTGTTGCTCAGCGAAGTGAACTGGCGCCAAAACGACGAGTGGATCTCCTTTCGCGATCTCGCGGGCGGACTTTTTTACTGGCAGCCTTTTTGCCATCGCTCGCTCCTGCCGCTGGTGCGCGCCATCGGCAACGACCGGCAGCGGTTGCAGGAGCGTCTCGACCGCTTTGATTGGCAACCGCTCGCGATCGGCGATCTGGGAGCGCGCATTCAAGTGGTCGGGTTGCTGCAGATCGGATTGGTCTATCGCATGGGAGAAGAAGAATTTTCGCCCACGGCCGATCTTCTCTTTCCAGCGGCCATTCGTCATGCCCTGCCGACCGAGGATGTAACCGTGCTGGCCGGCCGCATCTGCCATGAGCTGAGCAAAGCCAAAACAAAGGGATCATGA